The nucleotide sequence GTACGTCCCCTGGTCGCCTCGCCATCCACACGAAATTGCTAGAGATTTTTGCCAAGCGCAGGGACTTAAAAAGCTTTGAAACCACCGCAAAGCAAGTCTTTAAGCTGACTGGTCGTGACGCAACCGAATGGAGCAGGGTATGCGAAATGGGGCAGGAAATTGACCCAAGCAATCCCCTCTACCAACCGGGCGGCCAACCGGATGGTGAGGTCGTGCCATCAATCTTCGGCAACCTCACAACTTCCGCCGCTCCAGCAGCACAGGCGGCTGGTGTGGATCTTGATCTAGACCTTGATTTCTCGTTGGACGAGACTCCTCACAGCGCTGCTGCAGCGCAAGAGCCCGTCGCTCACGCCAAGCACGAGCAAACTGTTCAATTGCGCTCCGCCGAGCCTAAAGCAGACATTGAAATGGATTTTGAGTTATCAGGGCAAGCACCGTTGGCCTCACCATTGCAGGTGGATGCAAATGCGTTACCAGATCTGGCGTTGTCCATGGAAGGTCTCGGCAGTTTGCCCGCAAGCGGTGGAAGTGCAGCTCCGACGGCCAAGCAAGAAGCGCCAACTGTGGATTTCGACTCTGGCATGCTGGAGTTTGATTTAGGTTCATTGTCTATGGACTTGGACACGCCTGCTGCGCAAGCTGAAGAGGCGCCGGTGAGCGAGAGCGGTAGCAACCCGCTTGAAACCAAATTGGCCTTGGCAGAAGAATTCGTCTCGATCGGCGACGAAGACGGTGCTCGAGCTCTGATCGAAGAAGTGATTGCCGAATCTACCGGTGAAATGCGCGCCATGGCACAACGTGCATTAGCGAACCTGAGCTAATTCAGGTCCACTTTCTGGGCTCCTAAACTTGGACTTGCTACCGTGGTGAGGATTGCGCTCGGAATCAGCTACAACGGGCAAGCGTACCAAGGATGGCAGAGCCAACCGAGTGGGCTTACTGTGCAAGACCGCTTAGAAGCGGCCTTAAGCAAGTTTGCCGATCAACGCATTGCAACGTTGTGTGCGGGCCGGACTGATGCCGGCGTGCATGCGCTCATGCAAGTAGTGCACTTTGATACCGACCGGATCCGCGATACCCACGCCTGGGTTCGCGGTACCAACGCCAACTTGGTCAAGAACATCTCAGTGCAGTGGGCTGTTTCTACGAGTGATAGTTTCCACTGCCGTGCTAGCGCCATTTCGCGTCGCTATGCATATGTGGTACTCGAATCCCCTGTACGCCCCAGCGTAGATGCAGGGCGTGTAGGCTGGTGCTACGAGCCTCTGGATCAGACCGCCATGGAGACCGCAGCGAAGCACCTATTGGGTGAACAAGACTTCACCTCATTTCGGGCCTCGCAATGCCAAGCGCTCAGCCCAGTCAAAACCATGGTAAAGATTGACATCTCAAAACGCGGAGCGTATTGGCGCTTTGATTTTGAGGCGAATGCCTTCCTGCACCACATGATCCGCAACATTATGGGGTGCTTGATTCAAGTCGGCAGGACGAGGCGGCCCGCCGAATGGATGCTGGAGGTGCTACACGCCCGAGATCGCAGGGCTGCTGCACCTACGTTCTCTCCAGACGGCCTCTATTTTTTAGGGCCACAGTACGACCCACAATGGGGGATGCCAAACCGAACCCCCGCCTTTGACATGCTTCCATGACGACATCCTCCCCCATTGCCCTCCGAACCCGAATCAAAATTTGCGGCCTCACCCGTGAGGCCGACGTAGATGCTGCGGTTGAAGCGGGGGCTGATGCCATTGGATTCGTCATGTACAGCAAAAGTCCCCGCTGCGTAAGCCCCTTCAGGGCTGCGGAACTCGCCTCTCGGCTGCCACCTTTCGTCACTCCTGTGCTTTTGTTCGTCAACGCAAGCGCTACAGAAATTGAAGCAACCTGCGCAATGGTGGCGGGGGCAACGCTTCAGTTCCACGGTGACGAAGAACATGAGGAATGCCAAAAAGGCAGTCTCAATGGCGCCCATGCCTATCTCCGCGCTGCCCGTATACCCTTGGGAGCAGAAGGCGCGAGCTTTGACCTAGTACACTACGTGCACCGTTATCCAAACGCCCAAGCCATTCTGTTAGACGCCCATGTGGACGGCTACGGTGGTGGTGGCAAAACATTCAATTGGTCACTTCTTCCTCCAAGCGTCAACGCTCACCTCGTCTTGAGTGGTGGACTCACCAGTGCAAACGTGGGCGATGGCATCGCGCAGGTCAGGCCGCGCTGTAAGTCGCTGGCTGTGGACGTGAGCTCCGGCGTCGAAGCCGAAGACGCTCACGGCAAGCCCCAGAAGGGCATCAAAGATCCCGAAAAAATACGCCAGTTCGTTGCCGCCGTGCGCGCGGCGGACCGGCATCTTGCAGGAATGTAAACACCATGTTCGATTACCAACAACCCGACGCCAAAGGCCACTTCGGCAAATATGGCGGCAGCTTTGTCTCCGAGACACTGACCCACGCCATCAACGAGCTCAAAGACGCCTACGCCAAGTACCAGAACGACCCCGAGTTCCTGGCGGAATTCAAATCAGAGCTGGCGCACTTTGTCGGCCGCCCTTCCCCCGTGTACCACGCGGCCCGCATGAGCCGTGAAATGGGCGGCGCGCAGATCTTCCTGAAACGCGAAGACCTGAACCACACTGGCGCGCACAAAGTAAACAACACCATCGGCCAGGCCATGTTGGCCAAACGCATGGGCAAGCCCCGCGTGATTGCCGAAACCGGCGCCGGCCAGCACGGCGTGGCCACGGCCACGATTTGCGCCCGCTACGGGCTGGAATGTGTGGTCTACATGGGCAGCGAAGATGTGAAGCGCCAAAGCCCCAATGTGTATCGCATGAAGCTGCTGGGTGCCACCGTGGTGCCCGTGGAAAGCGGGAGCAAGACACTCAAGGACGCGCTCAACGAAGCCATGCGCGATTGGGTCGCCAATGTGGACAACACCTTTTACATCATCGGCACCGTGGCAGGCCCGCACCCCTACCCCATGATGGTCCGTGACTTCCAAAGCGTGATCGGCAATGAGTGTCTGGTGCAAATGCCCGAGATGCTGGCAACCGCCGGCTGCAAAACCGAGCAGCCTGACGCGGTCATTGCCTGCGTGGGCGGTGGATCGAATGCCATGGGCATCTTCCACCCCTACATCCAGCACGACCGAACCCGCCTGATCGGCGTAGAAGCAGCAGGCGAAGGACTTGAGAGCGGCAAGCACTCTGCGTCCATCCAAAAGGGCAGCCCCGGCGTGCTGCACGGCAACCGTACTTATGTGCTGCAAGACGACAACGGCCAGGTCACCGAGACGCACAGTGTGAGCGCCGGCTTGGATTACCCGGGCGTGGGCCCTGAGCATGCTTTCTTGGCCGACATTGGCCGCGCACAATACGTGGGCATCACCGACAAGGAAGCGCTGGACGCTTTCCACTACCTGTGCCGCACCGAAGGCATCATCCCGGCGCTGGAATCCAGCCACGCCGTGGCCTACGCCATGAAGCTGGCCAAAACCATGCGCTCTGACCAAAGCATTCTGGTGAACCTGTCCGGCCGTGGCGACAAGGACATCGGCACCGTGGCGGACCTGAGCAATGCCGACTTCTACTGCCGCCCAAGCTGCCGTGGCCAGTCGGTCAAAGGCGGCGAACAACCCGTGCATTTGGTGAAAGCAGGAGGTGCAGCATGACCATCGTTCTCAAAGGCGCGGGGCTCTTGCAATCAGCACCCATCAAATCGCGCACAACCGCGACCTTTCAAGCCCTCAAAGCCCAAGGTCGCAAGGCACTCATTCCGTTTGTTACCGCCGGCTACCCTTATGCCGACGTCACGCCCGAGCTCATGCATGCCATGGTAGACGGTGGCGCCGACGTCATTGAGCTAGGCGTCCCGTTTTCGGACCCTAGTGCTGACGGCCCTGTGATCCAGAAAGCAGGGGACAAAGCGCTAGCGTTTGGCATCGGCATGGTGCAAGTGCTTGACATGGTGCGTGAGTTTAGAAAAACCAACCAAACCACCCCCGTCATCCTGATGGGCTACGCCAACCCGGTGGAGCGCTACGATCAAAAACATGCCCGAGAAGGCGTGGAAAGCGCGTTTGTGGTCG is from Rhodoferax aquaticus and encodes:
- the truA gene encoding tRNA pseudouridine(38-40) synthase TruA; translation: MRIALGISYNGQAYQGWQSQPSGLTVQDRLEAALSKFADQRIATLCAGRTDAGVHALMQVVHFDTDRIRDTHAWVRGTNANLVKNISVQWAVSTSDSFHCRASAISRRYAYVVLESPVRPSVDAGRVGWCYEPLDQTAMETAAKHLLGEQDFTSFRASQCQALSPVKTMVKIDISKRGAYWRFDFEANAFLHHMIRNIMGCLIQVGRTRRPAEWMLEVLHARDRRAAAPTFSPDGLYFLGPQYDPQWGMPNRTPAFDMLP
- a CDS encoding phosphoribosylanthranilate isomerase, which codes for MTTSSPIALRTRIKICGLTREADVDAAVEAGADAIGFVMYSKSPRCVSPFRAAELASRLPPFVTPVLLFVNASATEIEATCAMVAGATLQFHGDEEHEECQKGSLNGAHAYLRAARIPLGAEGASFDLVHYVHRYPNAQAILLDAHVDGYGGGGKTFNWSLLPPSVNAHLVLSGGLTSANVGDGIAQVRPRCKSLAVDVSSGVEAEDAHGKPQKGIKDPEKIRQFVAAVRAADRHLAGM
- the trpB gene encoding tryptophan synthase subunit beta — protein: MFDYQQPDAKGHFGKYGGSFVSETLTHAINELKDAYAKYQNDPEFLAEFKSELAHFVGRPSPVYHAARMSREMGGAQIFLKREDLNHTGAHKVNNTIGQAMLAKRMGKPRVIAETGAGQHGVATATICARYGLECVVYMGSEDVKRQSPNVYRMKLLGATVVPVESGSKTLKDALNEAMRDWVANVDNTFYIIGTVAGPHPYPMMVRDFQSVIGNECLVQMPEMLATAGCKTEQPDAVIACVGGGSNAMGIFHPYIQHDRTRLIGVEAAGEGLESGKHSASIQKGSPGVLHGNRTYVLQDDNGQVTETHSVSAGLDYPGVGPEHAFLADIGRAQYVGITDKEALDAFHYLCRTEGIIPALESSHAVAYAMKLAKTMRSDQSILVNLSGRGDKDIGTVADLSNADFYCRPSCRGQSVKGGEQPVHLVKAGGAA